One Balaenoptera acutorostrata chromosome 5, mBalAcu1.1, whole genome shotgun sequence genomic window, ttatttttgtccattttagtAATTTTGGTAAGTCTATCGATTCTTTTATAGATTTCCATGAACTGTGAGAAGCTATCCTCTGAATTctgatataaatgtatttaatagtATGCTACCATACTGCCACGTACATTTCTTTAATCACAATTGTAACTTCACATATCACAGTTCTAGCTCTCTGTGATTTTTTTAGTGTAAACTATGAGACAGGCAGTATTAGGAGAGGGCACCTTAAAGAAAACTCCAGGGCCAACAAGAACCACATCAACCTGTCCTCACTGATCACCCATGAAAAACTTCATTACAGATCACGTTCCTTTAATCCTCCTCATGGCGTTTGCATGCGTGAGTTTCAAATTCGAGTTTTAACAACGCCAGGTAGGATCCATATCTTCATTTCTCTGTATCTCCCCACCACGTCCACTTTGTATAAGAGTAAGGTCATTACAAACCTTATTTATTAACAAGAGAACACTTTTCTCCATGCAGTGGCCAAGTGGAAATATCTCTTATTTGCAAAATCCATATTATATTACTACGGTTGTTAGCAAATCATACCTTCATTTGCCTATTtgtaaagatttttgtttgttaaaatgaataatataattCTATATAGATGTTAAATCAGAAAAGCCACACAATCTGCTGGTGCtgtaaaatatgtcattttaataATTAAGATACATAAATAAAGTGTTTTTGACAGAAACAATAAAGTTGTCTCTCAATTCTGTACAAACACTGAATTTCCAAGTAATTTGTAAGGAATATATTCATCCTATTACATTCAAAATAATGGTTGAACAATGatgattatcatttttttctttttatattctatgaATTCACACACTAGTAATACAGTATTACAGTGCTTGATAATCTtgataatatgaaataaaattcttctaatggtatgtagaaaataaaaataaaataattaaaagtcatttgtataactttttatgaaaacaaaataattaatattttttctgtaaaaataaattatgtactTTATTCTGAAACATCATTCTATTAAAGTGTTTGGAAAATAGTTACATTCACGTTTTGGCAGTGTGCTCAAACATTTGCCATTCCCTTATGCATGATAAAGTGAGGTGCAAGCTGTTCACATGTGAGAAAAACAGCTTATTTTCACAGGAAAGGAAATGATATATGAAatagaattaattaaaaaaacccaagtgTCCTATGATAGAGATACAAAaattcactaagaaaaaaatgtttttcaaggcCTTTGAGGTGATGCAACCTTTGACTACTACACTTCATCAAAGGTGGTTTTTAATCATGCTGCCCTGTAACTTCCATCAAAGTAGCATGTCCATCAACTGCAGGTTACAGTCTAATGTTATAATTTAAAGCATAGTGTTTGGTCAATTGACTGAAGCACAACAGCTGGACTTGTCACTGACCACCTTTTATAAAGGAGCAAGAGAAACAAACATCTCCTTTCTGCTCCAAGCATGGCTTCCAAGAGTAGCACCTTTGGCACTGAGCACAAGCTTTCCAGGTGGCAGAAGTCTCTGGAGTAGCACGACCCGAAAACAGCGATGTTGATGGCAGGGATCCTACTGAGCCAAACATGCTGGTTCACCTAGAAAACTGGTGAAAGACTAAGTACTGATTTAAGTTTAGCCagacaggaaaaaatgtgtacCTATCCACGAGGAACGCCCAAGCGGCAATTTGTAAACGAGCCTGCTTTCTgctgtttcttctttgtcttacttttcttcttctttttctcagtctTATTTTTGCGtagcttctgtttcttcttctcctctttaTACCATGGTCCCCAGACTCCCCCATTGAGCCGAGGGTTACTTCTGGGGTCTTTGGGGGGGTACCTGACAGGCACCGCGGTCTTGTTGAACTGTGAGAGCCTCCGCAGGAGCTGCCTCACGACCCCGGGATACCTGTTAGAAAGGTCCACTCTCTCGTAGGGGTCGGCTGTGATGTTGAACAGCCACACGCTTTTGCCGGTTGACAACGTAATCCGTTCGTTATGCCACCGGTTCGGCCCGAGGTTGCTGAACGACTGAGGGGGCACCCAGTCACTGTAGCCGGGGTTCCCTGTGAGCAGTTTCCAGTGCTGCACTCTGATGGCCGACTGGATGGCAGTGTTCCAGATCCCATAGCCTGCCGCCCAGGAGCCATTTTTCGCCTTGGTATAAATGGGGTCGATGTTGTGCAAAATATCTATTCGGGGAGAACGAAGGCCTTCACTTATGGTCTCCCAGACGTCATAGCCATCCAGTTGAATGTCCTCGTCAATTTGTCCTTCAGCCAGTGAAATCAGAGTGGGGTACCAGTCAGTGATGTGCACAAGCTCCTTACACACCGTTCCCTTGTTTTTCAGAAGTGGGCTGTGCACGAAGCCAACAGCCCGGATCCCCCCTTCCCAGTAGGTTCCTTTGCTACCTCTGAGGGGCCAGTTACTTCCTCCTGCGGTGGGCTGGCCGCCGTTATCTGAAGAGTATATGATAATGCTGTTGTTATAGAAACCATATGTCTTTAGAGCCAGGGTCACATTGTTGATTGCTTCATCTAAGCAGGAAAGCATGGCAGCATACCTGCGCCTGTTTATGTTGATAATGGATCTGTAGTGTTCAAAATACCTGCCAGGGGCTTGCAGTGGAGAGTGCACAGCTTGGTaggcaatatataaaaatataggcTTTCTGGGGTCACGGGAAGCTAAGATTTGTTGCACTCTCTGAGTGTACATATGTGTGGAGTATATGCCATTGTCGTAGTCCCAGGCAGCATTGTCATTTTCGTACAAATCATAGCCGCACATCCTGGGACTGTCACATTTGTAGTGTGTATAGTAATCGCCACTTCCCAAGAGGGAACCAAAAAAGGTATCAAATCCTCTCTTGGTGGGCATACATTCTTTTCTATAAAAACCCAAATGCCATTTTCCAACCATATGTGTTGAATATCCAACCTCTTTCAGCTTCTGAGGTAGGGTTGCATTGTCCAGAGGTAAGCAGTTGGGCTGTGTAGGTCTTATGATAGAATGTTGAAGTCCGGTATGTATCTGATACCTTGACAAAAGAGTAAAAATTGTGTCAGTGCAGGATAAAAGAGAGATTCCACATAAAACAATGATTCTTAAATTAAACAATGTTTCTATGAAGAGAAATGTTACCCCAAATAAAATATGAGCAATTCAGTATATTCTACTGTTGCTCAAAAGTCCTACCCTAATTAGCTACATATTTAacatttgaaatgcatttaaatCAGTACTTTTGAAACTAAGGTTTCACCACCTATCTCAAAGTCTTTTTAGAGTTCTTATAACAGAATTAATCTGAATAAACTTTAATCTTTTAATTAATCACATGACATAACAAACTGACATGAGAAAGGAAAGTATATAAATTTCTGAGTGTTTGTAACCGAGCAGGATCCTATGGAGCCTTCTCAGGATagaccccacctcccagccccctcccaccatGCCATGTCCTCTGCCCGCTTCTTGTTCtcagaaaaactttagcctcctaggccttccccaagttccaaagaataagtttaatcagagaagtgagaaaatgtagaaacaaaggaaaacagtcaagcaagacaaaataataatagtttagccatcaAACAAAGTCAAGGGcctttagttcctcttcaagggctaGAGATtatattctgagccatattttTGAACTATTTTGTCGAttctgaaacccccaccaggtgggagaagttaactgtatgctgcccacaagcacatagaccccagactggttggaaccagaaggttgaagATGTTGACCCctggttacctcaccaccaaccaatcagaagaatgtctatgagctgatcacacaccccacaaccGTCTCCCTCActgtgtctttaaaaacctttccctggaaGCCATTTCAGGgtcttttgagcactagctgcctaGACTCCTTGCTTGGGGACTGCagtaaatgctgcactttccttcaccacaacctggtggcagtagactggctttactgGGCACTGTGCACAGGTGAATGGACTCAAGTTTGCTTTGGTAACatgctgttgttattgttgttgttgtttttggtctAAGGACCTCACATTAGTTCCTAAatcattttctgaaataatttatttccacCTGATTAGGAAGAACTAAACATTCAtgcaaaaattatacaaaaatctCCTGTTTGATTGTCAAAACCTGTTAAATCTCTGTAATGAGAAAGAGAATATTTCTGACTCACAATACACTATTGTTGAAAAGCCATTTTAGAGTAAATCTTTTAGCTAATGCTACAGAAGAAttacatttttccaaaaacaGCAGGAAATGAATCATTTCATATGTTTCCCACAGTGTctcctttttaagaaaattatattcaCTTACAATTTAGTCTAAGAAAACAAGGTAACCCTTtctatacattaaaattaagcaGTTGTTAATTTCTGGCATTGTTCTCTTCCCAAGGATATTTTGCCAAGGGACTTTTTTCCAGAGAATGGTATGAATTTTCAATTGGGTCAAGATGTGTCCATTAGTTCATGCCATTTTAAAAGTGATTAATATCTATAGTTATTACATAagtttaaaaagactttttaaatagGAACCATAGAGATTCTGAGAAAATGAAGTTTTCAGAGAGTGTTAgtgtaaaagtaaaaatattcttGGAATCAAATTACAAAGAGTAATATTGAGATCAAAAAgacttttgttttccaaattgaTTCAACCTGAAAGGTCAACGTATTACACATGTCTTTGGTGAatagttcaatttatttttaaatgttcaaatgaTAGTATAATGCAACTGCAAGTTCTTTCAAAGTGTCAACTGCAGTAACAGGCTGATGGTTTCATAGAAGTTGTAGGGATGTCCGGTCACTAACACAAGGCAGCATTCATATGGGTCCTGTCTACACAGCTGATCATTTGGCTGTCAAAGTTCACAATTAACACAGTTGTGGTAATTTAAGTAATAAATTCCCAAAGAAATAAGCTTTTTATAAGTATTATTTAGCACTAAATTCATAAAGTGTTATTGCTCTTGATAATTATTGATTCAGTTCAGGATCATTCACTTCTGAAACCACTAATTTTTGTATAAGTACATGACAAATTGGTAGCACCTATCAATATAAACATTGAGgatatttaaaaaggagaaatctgTATGATGTAAGAATTTGGGGAAGGATTTGTGGGCATGGGTTACTAACTAATTACCTTATGCAGAAAATGTACCTGGCCAGAAATCTACTCAAGTCATTGAACAGCTAACCAATTAAAGTCTTTCTAATTAAATTGGGCATTTTTGCACCTAGTACTAAAGGCAAAGGGAATTGAGgcttttgaaattataaaatagagaaaatgttcATACAAAAAGAGTAGGAAAGAAGAGGGCTGCTGCTTTCAGAAGATGGTACAGTGTTAGCAGATAAATAAGAGAGTTCAGCGCTATTAATCATGCTGCCCTGTAACTTCCATCAAAGTAGCAtgtctttgtttctgtcttctcCAGAATAGGATGGTTTTCATATTGGAAAATTTAGAATCAACAATATAAATGTTTGGCAGCAGTTCCTAACAGAAGAGAGCTTTTCAGAGCAGCTCCTGCTTAAATGAGTTCAAGCCTGTAGGGCCAAACAGGAGGGAGTATAAGGTAAAATTGGAGGCAAGGGTTAAGGGTATAGGTTTTGGGGTCAGACATAACTGGGTTTGAATTTGCTCGActgcttattagctgtgtgacttcgggcAGTATTTATCCCCTCTgatcctcagcttcctcatttgtaaaacagtgaTAATAATACATATTGGGTTGTGGTAGCATCAAAAGAGAGCACAGAGTCTGGTAAGGAGAGTACATTCAGTAAATgatagcttttattattattatctcagaGTTCTGAATCATATGTTACTAACATATAtctttaaagttttataatttataggCCTTATTTCACATGCATTATTGCATTTAGTCCTCATTACAACAGTGAGAAGTAGGATTCTTTAcgttcattttatagatggaggatAGAGACATAGAGATGTCCCCCAACTCCCCAGCCTGCCCCACCAGGCTGTGAAACATGTTCCTGAACAACAAGGGCTAAGCCTGATGCTTTCTCTAGTCTCTTTAAGAGTTAATTCCACTATTTCTTGAAAAATCAAGGAGCAGAGGAAAGATGCCACGTCAGTCTTGAGAAGTGAATCTGTTCTAACTTTCTAATTAAAGATAGGAAGAATTTATCAACCAAATAGTGAGGCTTATGCTGATCCCCCAAAATTTTGAGAACAACTTTTTAAGTAGATAATTTGTGagcattaaacaaacaaacaaacaaattaggTAGGATCAAAAGAAAAGTCCTGCCAAGttagcttcattttcttttttaaaaaaggatcagAATTAGGAAAATAGCTTAGGAAAATGATAGGCATTTGAAAAATCTGCCCATGattcttttcttataaaa contains:
- the ARSJ gene encoding arylsulfatase J, whose translation is MAPRGCAGPPPPPLPSQAWVWPGKMLAMGALAGFWVLSLLTYGYLSWGQGLEEEEEGALRPQTGERPEPSITTISQPHLIFILADDQGFRDVGYHGSEIKTPTLDKLAAEGVKLENYYVQPICTPSRSQFITGKYQIHTGLQHSIIRPTQPNCLPLDNATLPQKLKEVGYSTHMVGKWHLGFYRKECMPTKRGFDTFFGSLLGSGDYYTHYKCDSPRMCGYDLYENDNAAWDYDNGIYSTHMYTQRVQQILASRDPRKPIFLYIAYQAVHSPLQAPGRYFEHYRSIININRRRYAAMLSCLDEAINNVTLALKTYGFYNNSIIIYSSDNGGQPTAGGSNWPLRGSKGTYWEGGIRAVGFVHSPLLKNKGTVCKELVHITDWYPTLISLAEGQIDEDIQLDGYDVWETISEGLRSPRIDILHNIDPIYTKAKNGSWAAGYGIWNTAIQSAIRVQHWKLLTGNPGYSDWVPPQSFSNLGPNRWHNERITLSTGKSVWLFNITADPYERVDLSNRYPGVVRQLLRRLSQFNKTAVPVRYPPKDPRSNPRLNGGVWGPWYKEEKKKQKLRKNKTEKKKKKSKTKKKQQKAGSFTNCRLGVPRG